The genomic window tcaaacaatGTTACCTCAATTAGTAACACCTTTAATAACATTGGCAAACCACGCGGATAAAAACGTTAGAGCAGAAACTTTGAACCTAATAGTTAACATATTTAATACTACAGGCCGAAATAAATTGGTTTTACAAGATCTCTTATTGGATCATTTGAAACCAATTCAACAAAGGGATCTGGATAAATTATTCGAGAAAAGTTCCGCACAACCACAATTATCAACAAGACTATTTGAATGGCAAAGAAGAGAAATTGAACTGGAAAAACAACGGAAAGCTAAACAAGAACAACTTGATGCCCAATCCAAACTAATCGATAACGATGGCGATACTGACATGGATATGAATGCCAATACTAATATGAGATCATCAAATGCTACAAATAACATTGACCCATTTGTAATGTTACCAGAAGAAACAATATTAGATAAATTACCGGaagatttcaattcaaGAATTACTTCTTCCAAATGGAAAGATAGAGTTGAAGTATTAGAAGAATTTTATGATACAACTTTAACTAAagttaaaaaattaagatttaaaaatcaagattatTCTCATCTTTTAAACATTTATgcaaatattattcaaaaggATCCAAACGTTCAAGCAGTTACATTAGCGTCTGATTCTGTATTCATTCTatgtgaaaaattaagaacTCCAGGATTTAATAAACATTATCTTTCCATTGTATTTTTACCTCTATTAGAAAGAACCAAAGAGAGGAAACCATCTGTCATCGAATCAATAAGGAAAGCTTTAAAGTTATTATGTCAATTTTATAATCCTTTGAACagtaatggtaataatgaagatatgCTTCATGAAATTACTACTATATTCATGAAACATAAAACACCACAAGTTAGGTTAGAAAATTCCactttatttaaatatgttttggaaaattcaTTCGCTAATGGGAATAATCCAATCCCATTATTAACAAGACATttaaatgaagatattattcCTTCTGTAGTTCATATCGTCAATGATACTCAACCAAATATTAGGTCTATCGGATTCGAATGTTTAGCTATCTTGATCAAAATTTTGGGAATGAGACCTCTCAATGAAACGATGGAGAAGTTAGATaatcaagaaaaggaaaaaattgaatcattGATTGATACCTTGCCATCATTTACTATTCGAAagacatcatcatcatctttatcatcagCGAATGCTAATTCAACACCTACATCAACAACACTCATAAAGAGACCTAACTCATTAGTTCCACCTATAATACCATCTAAGAGAAGTGCCACCTCACCCTTGAAGAAAACGAATTTACAACCTAAATCAAGAGTATTATTAACATCAAGATCTTTAACAATGCCTGAAACTCCTTCAACAGCAGCGCCTCATTCTCAGCCATCTACTAGGATGCCATTACgatcaaatgataatggtaACACTAGTAAACTAAATACTGAATTAAGAATTcaattagataaattagaaaatgaaaagaaaaaatggattgaaGAAAGACAAAGCTTTTTAGAAAGGATAAATTCGTTAGAAAATGTAAAATTAgaaatgaataaagaaattgaaattttaaaagaacaatcaaataaaaGTCAATCTGATTTATAcgaaaaaaatttacaattaaGGTCaaaagaattacaaattaATAGATCACAAGATAAGATTACTcatttagaaaatgaattgaaaagactacaacaacaacaacaacaacaacagaaaccacaaaatcaatttaatataatGGCGTCAccatctttaaataatcatatCAATGACAATAATATAAGAACTGAACCAACAGTGCATAACAATATATCGccttcaattaataatcaCGCTAATAATAGCAAAATAAATACGACCCCATATGagagaagaagattaaGTACATCGAGTGACGATTTACCACGACGAGTAGATTCATTACAGTTAGACTCATCATCTAGCGATCtatcttctaatttaattaaagaagaaagttgGAAACGTGCAGCTGAAGTCACTAAACAATTAAAAGCAAGGATACAAAGGAATGAAAATAAggaataatttaaataataatacgaatgcttcaataaatttgaatagtCCTGCTGCTGATGGTAATTAAGACTTTTTCGGGATCGATGTTGAcctttaataaaaaattaatattgtatgatattgatatacacaaaatatatatatctaatGACAAAAAAGACGTATATTGcacacacatatatatatatatatatatgtgtatTTACGTATTATGGTACTACTAGCGACTTTTTTTTGACTGTATAATTTAGTGGAATCCCATAATTTTGGATTTCCTCGAGAAGAACTGTGGGAAAGTTCCAGCAAAAAATTAAGGCATACAAAAGGTGAACGGAACGGCGCCAACACCAGAAAAAAATCCGGGGTAAGCTAACAGAAGAACAGGCACCACACACACATATTTAAGCGAAGCATTTTCACTAACTCCGTGTCGAAGCTTCTTATTCCCCAGCACAGACAATGCCTGAGAGACAAAGTTTGCTTCATCTTCCATAAGATGGATTTATATTATGTTTGGTATGCACGGCAAATCACAAACGCCAAAAAAGGGGAGCTCCGTAGCTTTGAAGACTAAANNNNNNNNNNNNNNNNNNNNGTAGCTTTGAAGACAAAACTTTGATCATAATAACGAAAAAGTTAATGTTCGGGATTTAGCTATTTCTCTTTTCTCCGGAAGATTTCGGGGCATCGCTGCACATAATATCGTCAGTTCAAGGTAGAGTGATAAACTGCGTACGTACATTTCTTCCTTAGACAAACGTTGAAAAAATCAGATGGAAAAATAtcgttttcttcttcacccAGACATCCTTTCATGATATCAACGAATTATTTTGCAAAATTGGGATTCCATTAAATGCATAATTTATGcatttattcaaatttcaCAATCAATATGAATTTATGAACACCCATAACTTCCATTGGATTTCAGTTCTTCTCATCAATTTGAgtaaaaatttgaatgaaaagCGCCAATTGTTCGGCAaatcaagaatattttttttttattttattgtcTTTTTGctctttttttcaatctgCCACGTTATCTTGGCAGCGATGAGAACAATTCAAATGTTTCAGCGCACGAAACGTCAACTGTGTTGTTTATGCACGCACACAcgtaaacaaaaaatattggcAATTCTGCTCATCGAAAATTTTTTCAGATCCTTTAAATCTGATCTTTCACATctgaaaacaaaaacaaaaagtatataaacATTAGGTCAATTATGTAAAAATGTTCCTATATCTTTactcaattttttttaaattatcaatttttgttCCCCTTTTTGGAAAAACACCATCACAGATCAAAAACATAATCAAAAATGTCTGAAATTACTTTGGGTCGTTActtatttgaaagattaaGCCAAGTTGATGTTAAAACCATCTTCGGTTTACCAGGTGACTTTAACTTGTCCTTGTTAGACAAGATTTACGAAACCCCAGGTATGAGATGGGCTGGTAACGCTAACGAATTGAACGCTGCTTACGCTGCTGACGGTTACGCTAGAATTAAGGGTATGTCCTGTATCATCACCACTTTCGGTGTCGGTGAATTATCCGCTTTGAACGGTATTGCTGGTTCTTACGCTGAACACGTTGGTGTCTTACACGTTGTCGGTGTCCCATCCGTCTCCTCTCAAGCTAAGCAATTATTGTTGCATCACACTTTAGGTAACGGTGATTTCACTGTCTTCCACAGAATGTCCGCTAACATCTCTGAAACCACTGCTATGGTTACTGACATTGCCACTGCTCCAGCTGAAATTGACAGATGTATCAGAACTACTTACGTTACCCAAAGACCAGTCTACTTAGGTTTACCAGCTAACTTGGTTGACTTAAAGGTCCCAGCTTCCTTATTGGAAACTCCAATTGACTTATCCTTGAAGGCTAACGATGTTGAAGCTGAAACTGAAGTTGTTAACACCATCTTAGAATTGATCAAGGATGCCAAGAACCCAGTTATCTTAGCTGATGCTTGTGCTTCTAGACACGATGTTAAGGCTGAAACCAAGAAGTTGATTGACATCACTCAATTCCCATCTTTCGTTACCCCAATGGGTAAGGGTTCTATCGATGAACAACACCCAAGATTCGGTGGTGTCTACGTCGGTACCTTGTCTTCTCCAGCTGTTAAAGAAGCTGTTGAATCTGctgatttgattttgtCTGTCGGTGCTTTGTTGTCTGATTTCAACACTGGTTCTTTCTCTTACTCTTACAAGACCAAGAACATTGTCGAATTCCACTCTGACTACATTAAGATCAAGAACGCTACCTTCCCAGGTGTTCAAATGAAATTCGCTTTACAAAAATTGTTAGGTTCCGTCGCTGAAGCTGCTAAGGGTTACAAGCCAGTCGCTGTCCCAGCTAAGCCAGCTGCTAACGCTGCTGTTGACGCTGCCACCCCATTGAAACAAGAATGGATGTGGAACCAAGTTGGTAAGTTCTTACAAGAAGGTGATGTTGTTATCACTGAAACTGGTACCTCTGCTTTCGGTATTAACCAAACTCACTTCCCAAACAACACTTACGGTATCTCTCAAGTCTTATGGGGTTCCATTGGTTTCACCACTGGTGCTTGTTTAGGTGCTGCTTTCGCTGCTGAAGAAGTTGATCCAAAGAAGAGAGTTATCTTATTCATTGGTGACGGTTCTTTACAATTGACTGTCCAAGAAATCTCCACTATGGTCAGATGGAACTTGAAACCATACTTGTTCGTCTTGAACAACAATGGTTACACCATTGAAAAGTTGATTCACGGTCCAACCGCTCAATACAACGAAATTCAAAGCTGGGACCACTTATCCTTATTGCCAACTTTCGGTGCTAAGGACTACGAAAACCACAGAGTTGCTACCACCGGTGAATGGATCAAATTGACTGAAAACAAGGAATTCAACCAAAACTCTAGAATTAGATTGATTGAAATTATGTTGCCAGTTATGGATGCTCCATCTAACTTGGTTGCTCAAGCTCAATTGACCGCCAAGATCAATGCTAAGCAAGattaaacaaatttaaattgaaCTCCATTCCATTTATTTTGCATATTGTagttttatatttattttagttTATTCAAACTTTGTAACGATTTTTATAGatcatatattttaattgaAGGTTACgttatttaatgattttttttctctctcttttctttttgtaatgatgattttaaGTAACACTTTCTATCAAATACTTATATAGGCGTGAGTGGCTTAGCTTATCTTCAGACGTCATCATGCCATTTGTGAAACATTTTTATGTAATATATAACTGCAAGTcttcaattcaataaaaataaacaagaaTTGAGTGGTTAGAGAGTATCACGAGCGTTTTAGGTCCAACTTGTCTTTGTTACAAGGGAACGCTGAAGTTCCTTTAGCTCGTCTAACGAAGTCTTATgtagaaaagaaaactgTTGTTAATTTTAGATGGTTCCTTTTGAATACGCAAAATGTTATCTGAAGTATGATTATCttgaatatcaatattattttttcagttCAGAATGCATTTACGAATTAATATAAcaaatatgaaattataTCATGACAGAAAGCATTCTAATTCAAGTACTATTTATTGTTTGATTGGTTTTTATCTAAAccaatatataataaagaacGTGAAGTATTAGataattttcttaaattcCCCCCtatttatatacttttCCCTATTAACTAGTTGCATAACACAGCTTGTCCAAGTCTCTACTCGAAATGCTAATTCTAACGGGCAAAGGATTATCCATTTAGCTAACCACCAAAAAATATGGACGTTCaataaaagaagatatgatatatttttatgaccGATAATAAGAAACGACACTCAAGAGGAGATGCTTGGGTTGTGGACTGAATAGACGACAGAGGCTTTGCATTACACAAGTGGATAAAGCATGAGAGAcagaataaaatattattcatagagaaacattagaagaaagagatgaaaagaaaaaagatgaaaaagtTTTCCTACGGGTTATTAGTGTACGAGACGTGGGGGCAGAGCCGGTCGAGAGCAACGGAAATGAATAAGTCATGGATATATAATAAGAGGAACTTTTAGATATATCCTCTAAACGTCCGTCCtcttttaaatatgtttaaataagaaaataatcaagtaataaataaaccATCAAATTAGAACACTTTGTGTCACAGTATAATTCCTATtacaagaagaataaaaaaaaacaacacTCCGCGACGGGGAATTGAACCCCGATCTGGCACGCGACAAGCGCCCATTCTGACCATTAAACTATCACGGAATTTATTggaaattcaatatttatcGTCTTAGTTCCGAAAGTTACTAAGAATTTAGATTTGTCGGTACGCCTTATATACctcatataatatttcaccttcaaaattatcttcaattggTAGTATTTATGAAACTCTTGCCAATTTTGAAGGAATCAACCAAGAGTTTTTGAAAACATTTATCAAAGATCTTGGTAATAGATGGTTTCATTATAGTAAAATTAGAGTTAAAAACTTTCTTATAGCTAATTAAATAATCTGCGTTTCCAAACAACGAAGATACCTCACTAAATGAAACCATCTGAAATTAATACACTTGAATAACTACCAAATCATTCAAGAACACATACATTCTACTCCTCTCACAACTAAGCCAGCAGAGGTTAAGAGCAAAATTTTGCCATGTTCATTAACAGCATAATGTTGACTCTCTTCTAAAAGCATTCAAAATAGACgatgtttatatatatatatatgcaaaAACCTATATAGCTTGCAAACTAATATGAGCTGCTGcgagaaaaaaaatacacAAATTCTCTTCGTATGTTATATCTTTCTATTCAGCCATTTAAAAGTATATACTATCGTTATTTAGGTCATAAAATAAAGCTCATATAATGAGATGCTCTATGAACTTATCTAAGCTTTACCAATATGTTCTGCTAAATCGACAACTCTGGTAGAGTAACCGTATTCGTTATCGTACCATGCAACCAACTTGACGAACTTTGGAGATAATTGGATACCAGCAGTTGCATCAAAAACTGAGGAATGTGAGTCACCGATGAAGTCGGAGGAGACAACAGCGTCTTCAGTGTAACAGACAACACCCTTTAATGGACCTTCAGCGGCATCCTTCATAACCTTCTTAATCTCCTCATAAGTGGTTTCCTTAGCTAACTTAACAGTCAAATCAACAACAGAGACATCGACAGTTGGGACTCTGAAAGCCATACCGGTCAACTTACCTTGTAATTCAGGTAAGACCTTACCGACAGCCTTAGCAGCACCTGTAGAAGCTGGAATGATATTAGCAGAAGCAGTTCTACCACCTCTCCAGTCCTTGTGGGATGGACCGTCAACAGTCTTTTGGGTGGCAGTTTGAGAATGGACAGTGGTCATCAAACCTTCTTCGATACCGAACTTGTCATTGATAATCTTGGCCAATGGAGCCAAACAGTTGGTGGTACAGGAAGCGTTAGAGACAATCTTCAAGTCTGGAGAGTACTTGTCTTCATTAACACCCATGGCGAACATTGGAGCAGTATTAGATGGAGCAGTGATGACGACCTTCTTGGCACCAGCATCCAAGTGTTTTTGACAAGTGTCTAATTCCTTAAAGACACCAGTGGATTCAATAACGGTATCGATTTTCAAATCACCCCATGGTAAGTTGGCTGGGTCTCTTTCTTGGAAGGTGGCAATTTTGTGACCATCAACGATAATGTGTTTATCATCGTTAGTAACTTCACCCTTGTATCTACCATGAGTAGAATCGTACTTGAACATGTAAGCAGCATAATCGTTAGTGATGAATGGGTCGTTAATGGCGACGACATCCATACTCTTTCTTGCCATGGCAACCCTTAAAACAACTCTACCGATTCTACCGAAACCGTTAATAGCAACTGTAaccattttgaaaatattagcttattttttgttttattttatttttcttctgaAGTTATATGAATGAACTATACCCTTTCTTATGGTACGGAATCAACctaagaagaaatatattctgAAAAGATCAAAATAGAAGAGTAAGCTGCAAGATTTATATATCTTCTCCAAAATACCAACATTTCATAAATGGTCTATAACTCACCCCTAAAACATTCATTTGCTTTACAATAGAGTAGCTTGTACccatatttttgtttctccAGAGATGGCTGTTTAGTGATACTATCACTTCGTTCCAGATTGAATAAATGCATGATCATGTTCCGCCAAGACATAACAAAGATGCATTAAAACTATATTGGGATGTAATGAATTCTGTTCAATGCTTAGGGATGAATAATCTCTCTGATTGTTTCCACGGAGGTTAATTACGGGAGAGAAACCAGATAGGTGTGTATGATTAATTAACAGTGTGGTATACTATCATTTCTAATGTTGAGATATTAGTTACCTCTGGGAACGATTACGTAAATGTAGTTGACCCAGATGTGATAATTAACCTCTTGAATAATATGAACAGACGTATGCAGCAAGAGGTACGAAAATCATCTGTCCCTGACTGTAAAATATCAGATAGCTTACCTACTCCTGTGGAAAGGCCCCTGTCTGAGGTACCTGTGGAGTTCATGACTCTTGGACTATATGTCAGTCTCTCCACGTCAACAAATCGTGCTATAGTAGCGCCGCTACATTTTACAAATGGCGAACTATTCAACCTTCAGGAAGCCGATGCCAAAAAGCAGTAAACCTCTCTGGAGGCCCAGATTTAACAACTGTGAATAAcgttgaaaaataaagacaGTACCATGTTCCTTCATCTATTTGTTGTGATGCGATAATATGGAagcaataacaataattatGCTAGTCCATTTTTATAGTATACAAAAGTGAACTTTTAAATATTGAGACTTATTCGTTTCACAACCAGTAGGTATGATAACTACCTCAGGTAGATATGCTATATTCTCTTTGAAGCTGCCCTTAGTCTCGGTCTTGACTTCCAGTAATGAATGATTCATCTTGATTTCTTTACTCTAAACTATGTATATGATCTACATGGAGACCATCCATTGGACAGTTgttcattttattttgagtATTATCTCATAGGATAATTATGAATAGATAAATATTAACTTGTTTTTATTGtattttaatttatgaatttaatatatttatattattgtgCACTAGGGAAATAAGATAAAAAGCAATAAAGATTATAGAATGTCAGATAAAGTACATGATAATTTAAACTGTGAAGtaaaattgttttttttttgatgtTTGTTTTAAATCTGTAGACTTCATATCGGTAATCTAAGTCATCAAACAATTACCAGTCGACAGTGTCGGCATTTTCTTCAGCCCATTCGGAAGCACCAGCTTGTTCTTCAGtagcttcttctttggtttcttcttcaccaGCTTCTTCTGTAGCTTCTTCAGTAGTTTGTTCAGCTTCTTCTGGGTTTCTGTAGAAGTATAAATCTGGCATGATAGACCATGGTTGAGTTCTATCAGTCAAAGCACCTCTTAGTCTCAAGACTTCTCTGGCTAATAAGTACCAGATTAAACCAATAGAGTGTCTACCTCTGTTATTACATGGAATAGCAACATCAACGTATTCAGATGGGGAGTCCAAATCAGTCAAAGCGATAACTGGAACGTTGACGTAAGAAGCTTCCTTGATGGCTTGAGCATCGGATCTTGGATCAGTAACAATAACTAATCTTGGTTCCTTGAAAGAACGAGTGATATAGTTGGTGAAGTTACCTGGAGTGAATCTACCAGCAATTGGAGTAGCACCAGTATGAGCGGCGTACTTCAAGACAGCTCTTTGACCGTAAGTTCTAGAAGAGATGGCAACAACATCTTCTGGGTTTGGAATGGCAGCAATAATTCTGGCAGCCAAGACCAATTTTTCCCAGGTCTTACCGACGTTGATAACATTAACACCATCTGGTCTGGTATTGAAAACGTATGGTTCTTGGTGGAcctataaaaaaataaaatgatcTTGTTAGTAAATTGTTTGGGCTAGTATATTAGTAGATCCAcagaatatatattattattaaaaaagatTCAATTGTATTTCTCCGGCATCATACTATCCCCGGATTCATATCTATTGGGTATTGCCTTAAAATGATCTATGCAGAATATCGGTAATTTCATCCTGTAGTGGTTATTCTTTCCCCTGTTCATTCAATACATATTTATCTATTTTGCGTTTTCTCAAACGTCACACATTTTCCCTCTTGTACACAAAAATAATTGAGGATCAGCGGATGTTTTTGagtttctttcttttgtaATAACTATTCTGTTTCAATTGTTGTATTTTTTAACATACTTGGACGTTTCTAGCACCTAAATGGGTGTTAGCAGCCAATAATAATTGGGCATCTTCTGGAGTCAAGTCAAAAGTAGCTGGTAAGGACATTATGTTATCAGTTTCTTGTGCAATCTCTATTGGTGGTCTTCTTCGGTTTCCaattaaaataatttaaaatcGCGTACCTGTTCTTAAGACGTAACCTTTCTACACTATCTTCAAGatcttcaatattgaaTCCTTCCGCAGTTGCTACGGCAAGTCTCTGGAGCTGAATGTGCTGAACTGGATGAACTTCACCATACCCGCCCAAACCATTTGGTGGCTAAAGAGAAGCTCTTGGGATCGCTCCAGCCCAGAAGCTCCCTCTAGGAAGCGGGCTCAGATCGGAAGCTAGGAAGGTTTGCAGTCCGTCTATGATTTGAAACTGAGTTCAATCGTCCGGTTATTCTGCCGAAAATACATTGGCTTGATTGAGCTGAGCTGGATTGCACAACCTGGAAAAGCTCATTTTTTCGTCTCTGTTGTTTTCCAAAAAGGTACGGATGTTAAGGCGGTCACAAATTAGAAGGAGGGAACGGCTAATTCCGTTACGTACGTATTTGACGTAAGAAAAACCTTCCAGAAGTTCTCTTAGTTCCTTTGAAACGTTAAGACTATTCGTCAATTCAACGCCAGTGACATACCTATCCATACACACGTACCTGTAGTCCTATGAAAAAAGGGTGCAAGaaagaatgaattaatCCATATAAGTACTAGGTCGAAATAACCAACAGTTGAAAGAGGGGGTTCTTTACTTTCCAATCTACTTACTCCCGACCGGCAAGAAACCAACGAACAACTGATGTAGTTTCAAATGAAGTTATTCATAAACCATGTCCCCGCTTAAAGATTCTAACTATGAGGAAAACACCCAGCTTATCGATTGGATAACATCGAGAATTCCTACATTCGAAAAAGAAGTAGATAAAGTGGTTCGAACAACCCAAGTTCGTACTTGGACCAGGTACTGTCTATTGTGTTCAACGATTATGATATGCATATTGCTACCACTGAGAAACtatttaatattaacaGAACGATTCTTTAGCATTTCGCATCGTCTGAAGCATCACATCCTAGGACGACAGTCACTTTTGCATAAATCAAGATTATATCACAATAGATCATTTCGAATATGTCTATTTTGGTTTGCAACACTTTGTTTTTTCACATTTTACAATACGCAGCAGGATTTATTACAGATAACGAAACGTATGGGCAGGATTGCTGTAGCAATGATGCCGCCATTACTCTTTTTGTCCTTACGTCCTTCACCATTACCCAAGACTCTATACCTATCTCTTCTGCCTATACATAAATGGATTTCGAGGATAGTAGTCCTAGAATCACTTTTACATACAGGATTCTATCTACTTTACATgcaaaagaagaacagTCTACAGAAACTTAAAAAATTACCTAATATATACGGAATAATTGctatgttattatttattgctATCGGTGCCACCTCCATAAATCCTGTAAGAAGGTGCAACTTTAGgttgttttattatatacatTACAGCTTCACATGGATGACAGTCATCTTATTACATTTCCATGCTCGCCCAGGGATACCTTATTATACCGCGATGaattgtattatattatctTACCAGATTTACTATAGAGTAAGCCATACAAGACAAACAGTTGTAACTACCTATCCCGTTTCACCATCATTGacattattagaatttcCATTAAGTGATTTAACTAATAAACCTACGTTACCATCTGCACATGTCCGCCTCAATATTTGCCATAAAAACTTCATAAAAAGaatctttttcaaaattatacCTTTCCAACATCCTTTCACGATAGCCACTTTACCAACCGATGAAACCATAAAACTTATAATAAGGAATGGTCAGCTACCATTAAGAACTAACAAATCATATGATGTTACAGGTGCATTTGACCCAGAACTAAATTTTATTGAACAGCCGACCAAACCCAGCAATTTAACAAATTCCCTCTTAGAGACCTATAGCAACTATAATCCCTTTCAAGTTAATTCTacatcattattaacatCACCTTTGCATTACATAATACATGCTAAAAGAGTTTTAATTTTCGTCGGTGGATCAGCTATTTCATTTGGTTTACCACTGCTTCGAATTCTCAATTTTAATGGTGTCGTAGTTAGATTAATTTGGGTTTCAAGAGATTACAGagatttaaaattattaagctatttcaaaaacaacTTCCAAGGAATGGAGATTTATATTAGTGGATGTATTGGAAAGGAACAAGATATCCAAATCGATTATGTCGATTTTGACCAACCATCAAGGGAAAATGTTTGCGATATCTCAGAGAACACTTTCCATCCATGTCAAAGGATATGCGCGGAACAGACACTGCATTCTGATGAAACAAAGCCCATCACGAAAGGTAGATCATGCAAATATGGGTCCATTAAGAAATGCTCCACTTCCACGAATTTAACTA from Naumovozyma dairenensis CBS 421 chromosome 3, complete genome includes these protein-coding regions:
- the STU2 gene encoding Stu2p (similar to Saccharomyces cerevisiae STU2 (YLR045C); ancestral locus Anc_5.123), which codes for MNQQPDEDNYSELPLLERLQHKVWKARLNGYQELKTTLLNYDNIERNPNKDPELTTFWRDPSLFNKFITDSNVVAQENAILALEALILTFKPYTSTKHATTALLPTWIPSLVEKGMSSNRATTKNKSLECIMLLASLDTSISLTLELILTIFNNNSTPKKIQPPKLLVGALICISELIKSYGLINVQIQTMLPQLVTPLITLANHADKNVRAETLNLIVNIFNTTGRNKLVLQDLLLDHLKPIQQRDLDKLFEKSSAQPQLSTRLFEWQRREIELEKQRKAKQEQLDAQSKLIDNDGDTDMDMNANTNMRSSNATNNIDPFVMLPEETILDKLPEDFNSRITSSKWKDRVEVLEEFYDTTLTKVKKLRFKNQDYSHLLNIYANIIQKDPNVQAVTLASDSVFILCEKLRTPGFNKHYLSIVFLPLLERTKERKPSVIESIRKALKLLCQFYNPLNSNGNNEDMLHEITTIFMKHKTPQVRLENSTLFKYVLENSFANGNNPIPLLTRHLNEDIIPSVVHIVNDTQPNIRSIGFECLAILIKILGMRPLNETMEKLDNQEKEKIESLIDTLPSFTIRKTSSSSLSSANANSTPTSTTLIKRPNSLVPPIIPSKRSATSPLKKTNLQPKSRVLLTSRSLTMPETPSTAAPHSQPSTRMPLRSNDNGNTSKLNTELRIQLDKLENEKKKWIEERQSFLERINSLENVKLEMNKEIEILKEQSNKSQSDLYEKNLQLRSKELQINRSQDKITHLENELKRLQQQQQQQQKPQNQFNIMASPSLNNHINDNNIRTEPTVHNNISPSINNHANNSKINTTPYERRRLSTSSDDLPRRVDSLQLDSSSSDLSSNLIKEESWKRAAEVTKQLKARIQRNENKE
- the PDC1 gene encoding indolepyruvate decarboxylase 1 (similar to Saccharomyces cerevisiae PDC1 (YLR044C); ancestral locus Anc_5.122), which translates into the protein MSEITLGRYLFERLSQVDVKTIFGLPGDFNLSLLDKIYETPGMRWAGNANELNAAYAADGYARIKGMSCIITTFGVGELSALNGIAGSYAEHVGVLHVVGVPSVSSQAKQLLLHHTLGNGDFTVFHRMSANISETTAMVTDIATAPAEIDRCIRTTYVTQRPVYLGLPANLVDLKVPASLLETPIDLSLKANDVEAETEVVNTILELIKDAKNPVILADACASRHDVKAETKKLIDITQFPSFVTPMGKGSIDEQHPRFGGVYVGTLSSPAVKEAVESADLILSVGALLSDFNTGSFSYSYKTKNIVEFHSDYIKIKNATFPGVQMKFALQKLLGSVAEAAKGYKPVAVPAKPAANAAVDAATPLKQEWMWNQVGKFLQEGDVVITETGTSAFGINQTHFPNNTYGISQVLWGSIGFTTGACLGAAFAAEEVDPKKRVILFIGDGSLQLTVQEISTMVRWNLKPYLFVLNNNGYTIEKLIHGPTAQYNEIQSWDHLSLLPTFGAKDYENHRVATTGEWIKLTENKEFNQNSRIRLIEIMLPVMDAPSNLVAQAQLTAKINAKQD
- the NDAI0C03120 gene encoding type I glyceraldehyde-3-phosphate dehydrogenase gives rise to the protein MVTVAINGFGRIGRVVLRVAMARKSMDVVAINDPFITNDYAAYMFKYDSTHGRYKGEVTNDDKHIIVDGHKIATFQERDPANLPWGDLKIDTVIESTGVFKELDTCQKHLDAGAKKVVITAPSNTAPMFAMGVNEDKYSPDLKIVSNASCTTNCLAPLAKIINDKFGIEEGLMTTVHSQTATQKTVDGPSHKDWRGGRTASANIIPASTGAAKAVGKVLPELQGKLTGMAFRVPTVDVSVVDLTVKLAKETTYEEIKKVMKDAAEGPLKGVVCYTEDAVVSSDFIGDSHSSVFDATAGIQLSPKFVKLVAWYDNEYGYSTRVVDLAEHIGKA
- the NDAI0C03130 gene encoding 40S ribosomal protein uS2 (similar to Saccharomyces cerevisiae RPS0A (YGR214W) and RPS0B (YLR048W); ancestral locus Anc_5.116); this translates as MSLPATFDLTPEDAQLLLAANTHLGARNVQVHQEPYVFNTRPDGVNVINVGKTWEKLVLAARIIAAIPNPEDVVAISSRTYGQRAVLKYAAHTGATPIAGRFTPGNFTNYITRSFKEPRLVIVTDPRSDAQAIKEASYVNVPVIALTDLDSPSEYVDVAIPCNNRGRHSIGLIWYLLAREVLRLRGALTDRTQPWSIMPDLYFYRNPEEAEQTTEEATEEAGEEETKEEATEEQAGASEWAEENADTVDW